A genomic window from Fusarium oxysporum Fo47 chromosome VIII, complete sequence includes:
- a CDS encoding thiolase-like protein produces MPEKKKSPVYVLGVGMTKFIKPRGKVDYTELGFEAGIKALLDAQINYDDVDQGVACYCYGDSTCGQRVFYQFGMTQIPIYNVNNNCSTGSTGLNMARTLVEHGAADCVMVVGFEKMAAGSLQSNFKDRENPIGTTGKMMAETRGVTNAPGAAQMFGNAGREYMEKYGATAEDFAEIARINHAHSPKNPYSQFQQVYTKEQVLQSPMIHEPLTKLQCCPTSDGGAAAIIVSEAFLNARPHLREQAVEIAGQHLATDAPSLFSESSIDLMGYEMTQRAMKEATQQAGISPRDCQVVELHDCFSANEMITIDALGLCDKGKAHELVRAGDITYGGKYVINPSGGLISKGHPLGATGIAQCAELVWHLRGWANNRATPNTRYCLQHNLGLGGAAVVTVYKRADGGVAQAVNSTMVGNRNKLGYNPAVEAKGFTQEQVDLVRSKKNRSEWALQDVEKKVEARF; encoded by the exons ATGCctgagaagaaaaagtcaCCCGTCTACGTCCTTGGCGTGGGCATGACCAAATTCATCAAACCCCGTGGCAAAGTCGACTACACTGAACTCGGTTTCGAAGCCGGCATCAAAGCTCTTCTCGATGCCCAAATCAACTACGATGATGTTGACCAAGGCGTTGCATGCTACTGCTACGGCGACAGCACATGCGGCCAGCGCGTCTTCTACCAATTCGGTATGACCCAAATTCCCATCTACAACGTCAACAACAACTGCTCAACAGGCAGCACTGGCCTTAACATGGCTAGAACCCTCGTTGAGCATGGCGCTGCTGACTGTGTCATGGTCGTGGGCTTCGAGAAGATGGCCGCGGGCAGTTTGCAGAGTAACTTCAAGGATAGAGAGAATCCTATCGGTACTACAGGAAAGATGATGGCTGAGACGAGGGGTGTCACGAACGCTCCTGGGGCTGCTCAGATGTTTGGTAATGCTGGAAGAGAGTATATGGAGAA ATACGGAGCAACGGCTGAGGACTTTGCAGAGATAGCACGCATCAACCATGCTCACTCACCCAAGAACCCCTACTCTCAGTTCCAACAAGTCTACACCAAGGAACAAGTCCTCCAATCTCCCATGATTCATGAACCTCTCACCAAACTCCAATGCTGCCCAACTTCAGACGGCGGCGCAGCAGCCATTATTGTATCGGAAGCTTTCCTCAACGCTCGTCCTCATCTGCGAGAACAGGCCGTCGAGATCGCAGGTCAGCACCTCGCAACTGACGCACCAAGTCTCTTCTCCGAAAGCTCTATTGATCTGATGGGCTATGAGATGACGCAGCGTGCTATGAAGGAAGCTACTCAACAAGCTGGTATTTCACCTCGTGATTGTCAGGTTGTGGAGTTGCATGATTGTTTCAGTGCAAATGAGATGATCACTATTGACGCTCTGGGTCTTTGTGACAAGGGTAAAGCACATGAGCTCGTTCGTGCAGGAGATATCACCTACGGAGGAAAATACGTCATCAATCCTTCGGGTGGTCTTATTTCCAAGGGTCATCCCCTCGGCGCAACAGGTATCGCACAATGCGCTGAGTTAGTCTGGCATCTTCGAGGCTGGGCAAACAACCGTGCTACGCCCAACACACGATACTGCCTTCAGCACAACCTCGGCCTTGGAGGTGCAGCGGTGGTTACTGTTTACAAGAGAGCAGATGGAGGAGTTGCTCAGGCTGTGAACTCGACTATGGTTGGAAATAGGAACAAGTTGGGATATAATCCTGCTGTTGAGGCCAAGGGATTCACGCAGGAGCAGGTTGATTTGGTGAGGAGTAAGAAGAATAGGAGTGAGTGGGCGTTGcaggatgttgagaagaaggtcgaggCGAGGTTTTGA
- a CDS encoding fungal-specific transcription factor domain-containing protein: MTAGMPEMTTAHSTTHDGGSAPVTASQSILSSTAYDAPLSQQQTPPQHLHQQTPSQGLALTQQQQQQQRSVKRPRPVKSCTECRKRKLRCDRLCPCSQCQKSNRTCKYAMDHDSANLSEGSDSEMPEPARPAKRNCNPGIFNSGTPLPSNDSTYGPIRNGDTGAAPSLEELSMRMERLERQVMARSPVVSEGSGGRLIAASSETIRGLTVKQGALRTRYHGQNSPRVLLNLFDEAKEFMANNSNNNGVRDVLLNFKRFHKALIDEYRKSLSPITVFVDSMMPVQKRMTDILPKKAVCDRLVASYVDTSETIYRIVHLPMFMEQYNLFWEGKIQSEYFLPQLLSLCSVASRFETKSKGLGNERSDGVHIPTACALVRTWLDSLRGKQLVEFEVLQVEVLLLHAQRMITPRIQDSWTSLGSIVRMAMTMGLHRDPSEFEPRIPIFFSEMRRRLWFTILDMDLHISLASNLPCLVREGDFTCRPPRNLDDIELFPDMKELPQSKPIDVVTDNQMQVYAAMTLGVRMKVAHMLNRIDTIRDYQEILEVGAKLERFLDDINYIFPRQGILSDAQKSKQWRSRVILDMHVRRPLLALYRPFAIGASDAPGQISRAYLRSSMVIMKYLDELDPMLAHFQDIAEMYHQVLKKDIIQAALSVCFYIRSAVRPASDSTGLGSQALRMSPDSSDDFPTYNPENLVLWSPSRLISTVEKTLDLLVRNISGRDTKDVVCLAVVLECVSKPEVKTDEVTQSLRIVLDRCLRATNMNLDGVPMGSTGVPVDGFQGDAYRHHVPFMYQRNSIGVPAALNDFDNWMLWEGWE; the protein is encoded by the exons ATGACCGCAGGCATGCCCGAGATGACCACAGCGCACTCAACTACCCACGATGGTGGCAGCGCCCCGGTCACAGCCTCGCAGTCCATTCTAAGCTCAACAGCTTACGATGCGCCGCTGTCGCAACAACAAACACCACCACAGCACCTACACCAGCAAACGCCATCGCAGGGTCTTGCGCTcactcagcaacagcagcagcaacaacgaaGTGTCAAGAGACCCAGGCCAGTCAAGTCATGCACCGAATGCCGGAAGCGCAAACTACGATGCGATCGGCTTTGTCCCTGTTCTCAATGCCAGAAATCGAATCGAACCTGCAAATATGCTATGGATCACGATTCCGCAAATCTCTCTGAAGGCTCCGATAGCGAAATGCCAGAACCAGCTCGACCAGCGAAGCGCAATTGCAACCCCGGCATATTCAACTCAGGCACTCCTCTCCCTAGCAACGATTCAACATATGGACCTATCCGCAATGGGGATACTGGGGCTGCGCCTTCACTCGAAGAGTTGTCAATGCGCATGGAAAGGCTTGAGAGGCAAGTTATGGCCAGAAGTCCCGTTGTTTCGGAAGGCAGTGGTGGCAGACTAATTGCTGCGTCTTCTGAGACCATCCGGGGATTGACAGTCAAGCAAGGAGCGTTGCGAACAAGATATCACGGCCAAAATAGTCCTCGTGTCTTGCTCAACCTG TTTGACGAAGCCAAGGAGTTCATGGCAAACAATTCGAATAACAACGGCGTCCGAGATGTTCTGCTAAACTTCAAGCGGTTTCACAAAGCGCTTATTGACGAGTACCGGAAATCTTTGTCTCCGATCACCGTCTTTGTGGACTCGATGATGCCCGTTCAGAAGCGGATGACTGATATCCTACCTAAAAAGGCAGTATGTGACAGGCTTGTCGCCTCATATGTCGATACATCGGAGACCATCTATCGTATCGTCCATTTACCCATGTTCATGGAGCAGTACAACCTTTTCTGGGAAGGCAAAATACAGTCCGAATATTTTTTGCCGCAACTACTTTCACTTTGCTCCGTCGCATCCCGATTCGAAACTAAATCAAAAGGGCTTGGCAACGAGCGATCTGACGGCGTCCATATCCCAACAGCATGCGCTCTTGTGCGAACATGGCTGGATAGTCTAAGAGGAAAACAGTTGGTTGAGTTCGAGGTACTTCAGGTCGAGGTCTTGCTCTTACATGCGCAGCGAATGATCACCCCTCGGATCCAGGACTCTTGGACATCTCTGGGCTCTATCGTACGCATGGCCATGACAATGGGTCTTCACCGCGATCCCTCCGAATTTGAACCTCGAATCCCCATATTCTTCAGCGAAATGCGGCGGCGGTTATGGTTTACAATTCTTGATATGGACCTCCATATCTCACTCGCAAGCAATCTTCCTTGTTTGGTACGGGAAGGAGACTTTACTTGTCGGCCACCCCGCAACTTGGATGACATTGAGCTTTTCCCAGATATGAAAGAGCTACCACAGTCGAAACCCATAGACGTGGTTACCGACAACCAGATGCAAGTTTATGCAGCTATGACTCTGGGTGTGCGGATGAAAGTAGCACACATGTTGAATCGCATCGATACAATTCGAGACTATCAAGAGATCCTGGAGGTGGGAGCCAAGCTGGAGCGAttccttgatgatatcaactACATTTTCCCTAGGCAGGGCATTCTAAGTGATGCACAGAAGAGCAAGCAATGGAGGTCCAGAGTCATCCTGGATATGCATGTGCGACGGCCATTACTTGCACTTTATCGACCTTTCGCTATAGGAGCATCTGACGCGCCAGGTCAAATTTCTCGAGCATATCTGAGATCTTCAATGGTGATCATGAAATACCTAGACGAGCTGGACCCTATGCTAGCGCACTTCCAAGATATTGCCGAGATGTACCACCAGGTATTGAAGAAGGATATTATCCAGGCGGCTTTGAGTGTGTGTTTTTACATACGGTCTGCAGTTCGGCCAGCTTCTGATAGCACTGGACTTGGCTCACAAGCTCTGCGCATGTCTCCTGACTCGTCAGACGACTTCCCGACCTACAACCCGGAGAACCTTGTGCTCTGGTCGCCGTCGCGACTTATCAGCACTGTGGAGAAGACTTTGGACCTTTTGGTTCGCAACATCAGTGGTCGGGACACCAAGGACGTGGTCTGtcttgctgttgttctgGAATGCGTGTCCAAACCGGAAGTTAAGACAGATGAGGTTACACAAAGCCTCCGCATTGTATTGGATCGTTGCCTAAGGGCAACCAACATGAACCTCGATGGTGTTCCCATGGGCTCGACTGGAGTTCCCGTCGACGGCTTCCAAGGGGACGCATACAGGCATCATGTACCATTCATGTACCAACGAAATTCTATTGGAGTCCCGGCAGCTCTGAACGACTTTGACAACTGGATGCTATGGGAAGGATGGGAATAA
- a CDS encoding copper metallochaperone ATX1, which yields MADTHTYEFNITMSCGGCSGAIDRVLKKLDGVESYDVSLENQTAKVVTALPYDTVLQKIAKTGKKVNSGKADGVEQSVEVAA from the exons ATGGCCGACACTCACACCTACGAGTTCAACATCACCATGAGCTGCGGCGGCTGCTCCGGTGCCATCGACAGAgtcctcaagaagcttgacg GTGTCGAGAGCTACGATGTGTCCCTTGAGAACCAGACCGCCAAGGTCGTCACCGCCCTCCCCTACGATACCGTCCTCCAGAAGATCGCcaagactggcaagaaggtcaaCTCTGGCAAGGcggatggtgttgagcaGTCGGTCGAGGTCGCCGCCTAA
- a CDS encoding transcriptional repressor TCF25-domain-containing protein produces MSTRQLRKLQKQRELEETQVLAEMSSGESDKENEPVAPKPRVSLFAALGGDDDDETQDEDEVEQQQPEEDVTEVKQPSTSGKSKKKKNKKKKKSKAKAAAPEEDEDEIDKAMRELNIKTSTPANTSTSENTAAQTRRINELLSINPYHLKANNEMRSLFGRDVIESAAAEEEQERNRRPMQREVDLETFLRGPPGAPKLPEVSLRRNVFIQGREHWPKQSAGGLTMKEVAKAEDGSFTEYAYVHEQSYDALQAFFFTCVQIGDPQRMIVLLKEAPYHVSTLLQVSSIAKQDQNQALAAELCERALFTFGRVTTNAFRQNIEQGKARLDFRRPENRQFWLAGYHYLKSLVRKGTNRTALEWAKLLYSLDPSDPYAMRHFIHWLAIRAHESQWLIDFVEELEKTTDNRDSIYLRQTLILAHLQLGNTARATEELEKGMRRVPWLYCGLFQELNLDTPPSIWGINADSNSRSFWVKLYIYQAKDIWNNAQAIPLLEKTAKSLEKVDTSVLPSSDSPPDQGVTRLVYLEGQTSLMGLAPREYLEMQPNYEFDPLPPPEEENIFTGEGTKLPFAKQQRGQQSAVETRLNNLFERLAAAGQGGAPGAAPFGDDGEDDEEDAHLAAVQALDDEELMRDLAEHERGGGDAPGFVQRMMHVLGIIAGPNADDYDMPDEADDDQEHEHEHEPDQDQDQERGPNSGLPGAWPGSQ; encoded by the coding sequence ATGTCGACTCGACAACTTCGCAAGCTGCAGAAGCAGCGAGAGCTAGAGGAGACTCAAGTTCTGGCAGAGATGAGCTCAGGTGAGAGCGATAAAGAGAATGAGCCTGTCGCACCAAAGCCTCGCGTGAGTCTCTTTGCAGCTTTGGGTggtgacgatgacgacgaaacacaagatgaggatgaggtgGAGCAACAACAACCCGAGGAGGATGTGACCGAAGTCAAGCAACCATCAACTTCAGGGAAAagcaagaagaaaaaaaacaagaagaagaagaagtctaaggccaaggctgcagctcccgaggaggatgaggacgagatCGATAAGGCCATGAGAGaactcaacatcaagacATCAACTCCTGCAAACACATCTACCTCAGAGAACACAGCAGCTCAGACTCGACGAATCAATGAGCTTCTCTCTATCAACCCGTATCacctcaaggccaacaaTGAAATGCGAAGTCTCTTTGGCCGAGACGTCATCGAGTccgcagcagcagaggaagaacaagaacgcAATCGTCGCCCCATGCAGCGAgaagttgatcttgaaacTTTCCTGCGTGGTCCTCCTGGAGCCCCGAAACTTCCGGAGGTTTCCCTGCGTCGAAACGTATTTATCCAGGGACGTGAGCACTGGCCAAAACAAAGTGCTGGTGGCTTGACCATGAAGGAGGTGGCAAAAGCTGAAGATGGGTCATTCACGGAGTATGCATACGTGCACGAGCAAAGTTACGACGCTCTACaagctttcttcttcacatGCGTGCAGATCGGAGACCCTCAGCGAATGATCGTTCTCCTCAAGGAAGCACCCTATCATGTCTCGACACTCCTACAGGTCAGCTCTATTGCTAAGCAAGACCAGAACCAGGCTCTCGCAGCTGAACTTTGTGAACGAGCTCTTTTCACTTTTGGTCGCGTGACCACAAATGCCTTCCGTCAGAACATTGAGCAAGGCAAAGCACGTCTTGATTTCCGCCGTCCAGAGAACAGGCAGTTCTGGTTGGCTGGATATCACTACCTCAAGAGTCTCGTGCGAAAGGGCACCAATCGCACTGCCCTGGAGTGGGCTAAGCTTTTATACTCTTTGGATCCAAGTGATCCCTATGCCATGAGACACTTCATTCATTGGCTGGCTATTCGTGCCCATGAGTCTCAGTGGTTGATCGATTTTGTGGAGGAGTTAGAGAAGACGACCGATAACCGAGACTCGATCTACCTTCGACAGACATTGATATTGGCTCACTTGCAACTAGGCAATACTGCTCGTGCAactgaagagctcgagaagggCATGCGACGTGTCCCCTGGCTGTACTGTGGATTGTTCCAGGAGTTAAACCTTGATACACCTCCATCTATCTGGGGCATAAACGCTGATTCAAACTCGCGTTCGTTCTGGGTTAAGCTCTATATCTACCAAGCCAAGGATATCTGGAACAACGCACAAGCTATCCCTCTCCTTGAAAAGACAGCCAAGAGTCTCGAAAAGGTTGATACAAGTGTGCTGCCCAGCAGTGACTCTCCTCCTGATCAAGGCGTCACAAGGCTTGTATATCTTGAGGGCCAGACATCACTTATGGGTCTGGCGCCACGAGAGTACTTAGAAATGCAACCGAACTACGAGTTCGACCCTCTACCACCCCCTGAGGAGGAAAATATCTTTACAGGCGAAGGCACAAAGTTGCCTTTTGCAAAACAACAACGAGGTCAACAAAGTGCAGTCGAAACACGCCTGAACAACCTGTTTGAGCGCCTTGCGGCAGCTGGTCAGGGTGGTGCACCCGGCGCCGCACCCTTTGGAGATGacggtgaagatgatgaagaggacgCTCATCTTGCGGCCGTGCAGGCACTAGACGACGAAGAACTTATGAGGGATCTTGCAGAGCACGAACGTGGTGGAGGAGATGCTCCAGGATTTGTTCAGCGAATGATGCATGTCCTTGGCATAATAGCCGGGCCGAATGCTGATGACTACGATATGCCAGATGAGGCTGATGACGATCAGgagcatgagcatgagcatgagccTGATCAGGATCAGGATCAGGAGAGAGGACCCAACAGTGGTCTTCCAGGGGCTTGGCCTGGGAGTCAGTGA
- a CDS encoding chaperonin 10-like protein, whose translation MAAPQIPEKQWAQVFEKTAGPIEYKQIPVQKPGPDEVLVNVKFSGVCHTDLHAWQGDWPLDTKLPLVGGHEGAGVVVARGDLVKDVKIGEKVGIKWLNGSCLSCSYCQNADESLCAEALLSGYTVDGSFQQYAIAKAIHVARIPEECDLESISPILCAGITVYKGLKESGVKAGQSIAIVGAGGGLGSIAVQYCKAMGIHAIAIDGGEEKGKLTKELGATAYVDFTTTKNLVADVKATTSDGLGPHAALLVATNEKPFQQATQYIRSRGTVVCIGLPANAQFSAPVFDTVVRMISIKGSYVGNRADTAEAIDFFRRGLIKVPFKTVGLSELNEVYKLMKAGQIVGRYVVDTSR comes from the exons ATGGCCGCTCCCCAGATTCCCGAGAAGCAGTGGGCTCAGGTTTTCGAGAAGACCGCCGGTC CTATCGAGTACAAGCAGATTCCCGTTCAGAAGCCCGGTCCCGATGAGGTCCTCGTCAACGTCAAGTTCTCCGGTGTCTGCCACACTGATCTCCATGCCTGGCAGGGTGACTGGCCCCTCGATACCAAGCTGCCTCTTGTCGGTGGCCACGAgggtgctggtgttgtcgttGCCCGCGGCGACCTTGTCaaggatgtcaagattgGCGAGAAGGTCGGTATCAAGTGGCTCAACGGTTCTTGCCTGAGCTGCTCTTACTGCCAGAACGCCGATGAGTCTCTCTGCGCCGAGGCTCTCCTCTCCGGTTACACCGTCGATGGATCTTTCCAGCAGTACGCCATTGCCAAGGCTATCCACGTTGCTCGCATTCCTGAGGAGTGCGACCTCGAGTCCATCTCCCCCATTCTCTGCGCCGGTATCACCGTCTACAAGGGTCTTAAGGAGTCCGGTGTCAAGGCCGGTCAATCCATTGCCATCGTCGGTGCTGGTGGCGGTCTCGGTTCCATCGCTGTCCAATACTGCAAGGCCATGGGTATCCACGCCATTGCCATCGATGGTGGTGAGGAGAAGGGAAAGCTCACCAAGGAGCTCGGAGCTACTGCTTATGTCGACTTTACCACAACCAAGAACCTTGTCGCTGATGTCAAGGCTACCACCTCCGATGGTCTCGGACCTCACGCTGCTCTCCTCGTCGCTACCAACGAGAAGCCCTTCCAACAGGCTACCCAGTACATCCGCTCTCGCGGTACTGTCGTCTGCATTGGTCTCCCCGCCAATGCTCAGTTCTCTGCTCCCGTCTTCGACACAGTTGTTCGCATGATCTCCATCAAGGGATCTTACGTCGGCAACCGTGCTGATACCGCTGAGGCCATTGACTTCTTCCGCCGCGGTCTCATCAAGGTCCCCTTCAAGACTGTCGGTCTCTCTGAGCTCAACGAGGTCTACAAGCTCATGAAGGCTGGCCAAATTGTCGGTCGCTACGTCGTCGACACCAGCCGATAA